In Niveispirillum cyanobacteriorum, the following proteins share a genomic window:
- the dapB gene encoding 4-hydroxy-tetrahydrodipicolinate reductase: MRIGIVGGSGRMGQMLIREVLGNKAATLSGATERPGSAAIGRDLGTLIGADPVGVVITDDPAALFANSDAVIDFTAPAATVAHAALAVQHGTALIVGTTGLSPDDHAKLAEAGTKAPLVVAANFSLGVTLLAGLVRKVAATLGDDWDIEIVEMHHRHKVDAPSGTALALGQAAASGRGVALADVKDAVRDGHTGARTVGDIGFATLRGGDVVGDHTVIFATEAERLELSHKAGSRAIFARGAVRAALWAAGKAPGVYSMDDVLGL; encoded by the coding sequence ATGCGTATCGGGATCGTGGGCGGCAGCGGCCGCATGGGTCAGATGCTGATCCGTGAGGTTCTGGGCAACAAAGCCGCCACCCTGTCGGGTGCGACCGAACGGCCCGGTTCCGCCGCCATCGGCCGTGACCTGGGCACCCTGATCGGCGCCGATCCCGTCGGTGTCGTGATCACCGACGACCCTGCCGCCCTGTTCGCCAACAGCGATGCCGTCATCGATTTCACGGCCCCCGCCGCCACGGTCGCCCATGCCGCTCTGGCCGTACAGCATGGAACCGCCCTGATCGTCGGCACCACCGGCCTGTCGCCCGATGACCATGCCAAGCTGGCAGAGGCCGGCACGAAGGCCCCTCTGGTCGTGGCCGCCAATTTCAGCCTGGGCGTCACCCTGCTGGCCGGACTGGTGCGCAAGGTGGCGGCCACGCTGGGCGATGATTGGGATATCGAGATCGTGGAGATGCATCACCGGCACAAGGTGGATGCGCCCAGCGGCACCGCCCTGGCCCTGGGTCAGGCCGCCGCGTCCGGGCGTGGCGTCGCCTTGGCCGATGTGAAGGATGCCGTGCGCGACGGGCATACCGGTGCGCGCACGGTGGGCGATATCGGTTTCGCCACCCTGCGCGGCGGGGATGTGGTGGGAGACCATACCGTGATCTTCGCGACGGAGGCGGAACGGTTGGAACTGTCCCACAAGGCCGGCAGCCGCGCCATCTTCGCCCGAGGTGCGGTCCGCGCTGCGCTGTGGGCCGCCGGCAAGGCGCCGGGGGTTTATTCCATGGATGACGTCCTGGGGCTTTAA
- a CDS encoding type III PLP-dependent enzyme, producing MTEKIARFFAEQTPSTPCLVVDLDVVADNYGKLATAMPDSRIFYAVKANPAPEILRLLVESGSCFDTASVPEIQYCLEAGATPDRISFGNTIKKAGDIRIAHELGIDLFAFDSIEELEKIAEHAPGSRVFCRILTSGEGADWPLSRKFGCEPEMARDLLIQAAGMNVRPYGVSFHVGSQQRDLKQWDIALATAGTIFRACEEQGVILSMVNMGGGFPTRYLKDVPTSQAYGEAINDSLRRHFGNRLPETIIEPGRGMVGNAGIIQSEVVLISRKSANDDKRWVYLDIGKFGGLAETMDEAIQYPIQTDRDGPAEAVILAGPTCDSADVLYEKAEYRLPTSLKIGDKVTIMATGAYTTTYSAVNFNGFSPLKAYYI from the coding sequence ATGACCGAGAAGATCGCCCGATTCTTCGCTGAACAGACCCCCTCCACCCCGTGCCTGGTCGTAGACCTGGATGTCGTCGCCGACAATTACGGCAAGCTGGCGACGGCCATGCCCGACAGCCGCATCTTCTACGCGGTGAAGGCCAACCCGGCGCCGGAGATTCTGCGTCTGCTGGTGGAGAGCGGTTCCTGCTTCGACACCGCGTCCGTCCCGGAAATCCAGTATTGCCTGGAAGCCGGCGCCACGCCGGACCGCATCTCGTTCGGCAATACCATCAAGAAGGCCGGTGACATTCGTATCGCCCATGAACTGGGCATCGATCTTTTCGCCTTCGACAGCATCGAAGAACTGGAGAAGATCGCCGAACATGCGCCGGGCTCCCGCGTTTTCTGCCGCATCCTGACCTCGGGTGAGGGGGCTGACTGGCCGCTGTCGCGCAAGTTCGGGTGTGAGCCGGAGATGGCCCGCGACCTGCTGATCCAGGCCGCAGGTATGAATGTCCGCCCCTATGGCGTGTCGTTCCATGTCGGCAGCCAGCAGCGCGACCTGAAGCAGTGGGACATCGCGCTGGCCACGGCGGGCACCATCTTCCGGGCTTGCGAGGAACAGGGCGTAATCCTGTCCATGGTCAATATGGGTGGCGGTTTCCCCACCCGTTACCTGAAGGACGTGCCGACCAGCCAGGCCTATGGCGAGGCGATCAATGACAGCCTGCGCCGTCATTTCGGCAACCGCCTGCCCGAAACCATCATCGAGCCGGGCCGTGGCATGGTGGGCAATGCCGGCATCATCCAGTCGGAGGTGGTGCTGATCTCCCGCAAGTCCGCTAACGACGACAAGCGCTGGGTCTATCTGGATATCGGCAAGTTTGGTGGCCTGGCCGAGACCATGGACGAGGCCATCCAGTACCCGATCCAGACCGACCGCGACGGCCCCGCCGAAGCCGTGATCCTGGCCGGCCCCACCTGCGACAGCGCCGATGTGCTGTATGAAAAGGCGGAATATCGTCTGCCGACCTCGCTGAAGATCGGCGACAAGGTGACGATCATGGCGACCGGTGCCTACACCACCACCTATTCGGCGGTGAATTTCAACGGCTTCTCGCCGCTGAAGGCTTACTACATCTGA
- a CDS encoding RNA polymerase sigma factor — protein MLATKRLPSPLDLPGRDARGSGTAGRDRHKDTQVTVTGMALAEPMVDDDTLLARIAGGDRGAFTVLATRHTARALSVAQRVLNNAAEADEVVQEAWVKVWTKAGQWEAGGSARFSTWLHRVVVNLCIDRRRKQGFEALEDAPDMPDPAPAAGSLIARRQMSETIAAALAGLPERQRVAVSLCYYEEMSAAEAGRMLDLSVPAVESLLARARRALRGRLTALGITGVGEDEE, from the coding sequence ATGCTGGCGACGAAGCGGCTTCCGTCACCGCTGGACCTGCCGGGGCGTGATGCCCGGGGGTCCGGTACGGCCGGACGGGATCGACATAAGGATACGCAGGTGACCGTGACCGGTATGGCTCTTGCGGAACCCATGGTGGATGACGACACCCTGTTGGCGCGGATCGCCGGCGGGGACAGGGGGGCGTTCACGGTACTGGCCACACGCCATACCGCCCGCGCCCTGTCCGTGGCCCAACGCGTCTTGAACAACGCGGCGGAAGCGGACGAAGTGGTGCAGGAGGCCTGGGTCAAGGTTTGGACCAAGGCCGGTCAGTGGGAGGCGGGCGGCTCCGCACGGTTTTCCACCTGGCTGCACCGGGTTGTCGTCAATCTCTGTATCGACCGCCGCCGCAAGCAGGGGTTCGAGGCGTTGGAAGACGCCCCGGATATGCCCGACCCGGCACCCGCCGCTGGTTCGCTGATCGCGCGGCGGCAAATGTCGGAAACCATCGCAGCAGCCCTGGCCGGGCTGCCTGAACGGCAAAGGGTGGCCGTCTCCCTTTGCTATTACGAGGAAATGAGCGCCGCCGAGGCCGGGCGGATGCTGGACCTGTCGGTGCCGGCGGTGGAATCGCTGCTGGCTCGTGCCCGCCGCGCCCTTCGGGGCCGGCTCACCGCCCTGGGGATCACGGGCGTTGGGGAGGATGAAGAATGA
- a CDS encoding flagellar basal body rod protein FlgC, whose translation MSISSIGTALSGALAQTQRLANSANNVANQRSTGAIPAADGTVQPGQTEAFQPQNLSQTAVTGPNGQGQGTRVVARPTTPAYIPEYQPDSTDANEQGLVAAPNVDPVTERVDQISSLRAFQANLATIRAQDELERSAIDALA comes from the coding sequence ATGTCCATCAGCAGCATCGGTACGGCCCTGTCCGGCGCGCTGGCCCAGACGCAGCGTCTCGCCAACAGCGCCAACAACGTCGCCAACCAGCGCAGCACGGGGGCCATCCCGGCGGCGGACGGTACGGTGCAACCCGGCCAGACCGAGGCCTTTCAGCCGCAAAACCTCAGCCAGACGGCGGTGACAGGTCCCAATGGCCAGGGGCAGGGGACGCGCGTGGTGGCCCGGCCCACGACACCGGCCTATATCCCCGAATATCAACCCGACAGCACGGATGCGAACGAGCAGGGGCTGGTGGCTGCTCCCAATGTCGATCCAGTAACGGAACGGGTTGACCAGATTTCCTCGCTCCGCGCCTTCCAGGCTAATTTGGCCACCATCCGCGCCCAGGATGAGCTGGAACGCAGCGCCATCGACGCGCTGGCCTGA
- a CDS encoding M23 family metallopeptidase, with protein sequence MRSEQVIIVDDDKIRSVTIGPGQRLRPALLAAAALCGMLVASAGWMATAFALRDSRDSIFQMDQGAANLATQLADSREQLSRVAGDLDKVRVALDTALAEQAQSRARIDAAMAVLMGADKDGSKTPRQVLAAVRNELAPLRVDAEAGDGLRAAQESLQLITDISQEAASRRAQSAIAALSLVLEEAEAVPSSQPTLALASEGLGKALAEAQLQAQRARTEAENAWTERNEMATALAASEQQMAEIATGQVALLNRLAQHAELRIGAIEGELKNTGLNLDRVLRAMGQSPRGVGGPLIGLTELPNGSLPAAAQAALNQLESRLDRQARLRALANYLPLTPPVDNFYVSSGFGGRRDPFTNQWAAHEGLDLVAKEGSPVTLPAAGRVVDVTYDEGYGHMVEVDHGLGIRTRYAHMKKIMVKKGEMLDPGRQVGTLGDSGRSSGPHLHYEVLVEGKPVDPLRFMERGRHVCEG encoded by the coding sequence ATGCGCAGCGAACAGGTCATCATCGTTGATGATGACAAGATCAGGTCGGTGACCATCGGTCCCGGCCAACGCCTGCGTCCTGCCCTTCTGGCCGCCGCCGCCCTGTGCGGCATGCTGGTGGCCAGTGCCGGCTGGATGGCCACGGCGTTTGCCCTGCGTGACAGCCGCGACAGCATTTTCCAGATGGATCAGGGGGCCGCCAATCTGGCAACTCAACTGGCCGACAGCCGGGAACAGCTGTCACGCGTGGCGGGTGACCTGGACAAGGTGCGCGTGGCACTGGATACGGCATTGGCCGAACAGGCGCAGTCGCGCGCCCGCATTGATGCCGCCATGGCCGTGCTGATGGGGGCGGACAAGGACGGGTCGAAGACGCCGCGTCAGGTTCTGGCCGCCGTGCGCAATGAACTGGCCCCGCTGAGGGTGGATGCCGAAGCCGGCGACGGGCTGCGCGCCGCCCAGGAATCGCTGCAACTGATCACCGATATAAGCCAGGAAGCGGCATCCCGCCGCGCCCAATCCGCCATCGCCGCCCTGTCCCTGGTGCTGGAGGAAGCGGAAGCCGTCCCCTCATCCCAGCCGACCCTGGCCCTGGCCAGCGAAGGGCTGGGCAAGGCCCTGGCGGAGGCGCAGTTACAGGCGCAGCGGGCGCGGACCGAAGCAGAGAACGCCTGGACCGAACGTAACGAGATGGCGACGGCGCTGGCCGCCAGCGAACAGCAGATGGCGGAGATCGCCACCGGTCAGGTGGCTCTGCTGAACCGGCTGGCCCAGCACGCCGAACTGCGCATCGGCGCCATCGAAGGGGAACTGAAAAATACCGGCCTAAACCTGGACCGGGTGCTGCGCGCCATGGGCCAGTCACCGCGCGGTGTGGGTGGCCCCCTGATCGGCCTGACGGAGCTGCCCAATGGTAGCCTGCCCGCTGCTGCGCAGGCCGCCTTGAATCAGCTCGAGTCGCGGCTGGACCGGCAGGCACGGCTGCGCGCGCTGGCCAATTACCTGCCACTGACCCCGCCCGTGGATAATTTCTACGTCTCCAGCGGTTTCGGTGGCCGCCGCGACCCCTTCACCAACCAATGGGCCGCGCATGAGGGACTGGATCTGGTGGCCAAGGAAGGCTCCCCCGTGACCCTGCCCGCCGCCGGTCGCGTTGTCGACGTCACCTATGACGAGGGTTATGGCCATATGGTGGAGGTGGATCACGGCCTGGGCATCCGCACCCGCTATGCCCATATGAAGAAAATCATGGTTAAGAAGGGCGAAATGCTGGACCCTGGCCGTCAGGTCGGGACGCTGGGCGACAGTGGCCGCAGTTCCGGCCCGCACCTGCACTATGAAGTGCTGGTCGAAGGCAAGCCGGTGGATCCGCTGCGCTTCATGGAAAGGGGTCGGCATGTTTGCGAAGGTTAA
- a CDS encoding periplasmic heavy metal sensor gives MNRDRLIQTALLASVGLNLFLLGTMVPRWLGPKPPFGDKMVMMGPDGPGGPGGPLFAMHRMMDDLPEADAKILKEHFGSDMEKMMDKAKSFRDRIDRLRDLMRADPFDPVALRTELESAAADRQTMEKAQTDRIIEVLGKLSPEGRRRLAEMRPPRMMINERRMHGGPEMRPPPPGGIPLDPDRAPMAAPPPPPEEGR, from the coding sequence ATGAACCGCGACCGTTTGATACAGACCGCGCTGCTGGCGTCGGTCGGCCTGAACCTTTTCCTGCTGGGCACCATGGTGCCGCGCTGGCTAGGGCCGAAGCCGCCTTTCGGTGACAAGATGGTGATGATGGGGCCTGATGGGCCGGGTGGCCCCGGCGGTCCCCTGTTTGCCATGCACCGGATGATGGATGATCTACCCGAAGCCGATGCCAAGATCCTGAAGGAACATTTCGGTTCCGATATGGAAAAGATGATGGATAAGGCCAAGTCTTTCCGGGATCGTATTGATCGCCTGCGTGACCTGATGCGGGCCGACCCGTTCGACCCCGTGGCCCTGCGTACGGAACTGGAAAGTGCTGCCGCCGATCGTCAGACGATGGAGAAGGCGCAGACCGACCGGATCATCGAGGTGCTGGGCAAGCTGTCGCCGGAGGGTCGCCGTCGTCTGGCCGAGATGCGTCCGCCCCGTATGATGATTAATGAGCGCCGGATGCATGGCGGGCCTGAAATGCGGCCCCCGCCACCCGGTGGCATTCCCCTGGACCCGGACCGGGCCCCTATGGCCGCCCCACCGCCGCCGCCTGAAGAGGGCAGGTAA
- a CDS encoding zinc ABC transporter substrate-binding protein, whose translation MLRLLSLSALLTGLIALPALAAPPPPDVVVTVKPLHSLVSGVMQGVGEPYLLVRGAANPHAFALRPSDAKALSGAELVVWAGPGVETFLEKPLSTLARDAQVLTLVKEPSVRVLPVRKGGAWEAHDHDHAHEDRPDAELGSDGHVWLDPLNAKAITDLIAARLSALDPARAPAYQANAARQKQSIDALDLEMRAALTPLKDRPFIVFHDAYHYLEDRYGLNAAGAITVSPDQPPGAARLSALRERVNQAGAVCIFAEPQFEPALVRTLAQGTKAHTGVLDPEGANIPDGPDLYGQLMRFNLRSLVDCLSGG comes from the coding sequence ATGTTGCGCCTTCTGTCCCTTTCCGCCCTGCTGACCGGCCTTATCGCCCTGCCGGCCCTGGCCGCCCCGCCGCCGCCCGATGTGGTGGTGACGGTGAAGCCGTTGCATTCGCTGGTATCCGGCGTGATGCAGGGGGTGGGAGAACCCTATCTGCTGGTGCGCGGGGCCGCCAATCCGCATGCCTTCGCCCTGCGCCCATCGGATGCAAAGGCGCTGTCGGGTGCCGAATTGGTGGTCTGGGCGGGGCCGGGTGTCGAAACCTTCCTGGAGAAGCCGCTATCCACCCTGGCACGGGATGCCCAGGTCCTGACCCTGGTTAAGGAACCGTCGGTCCGGGTGCTTCCTGTGCGCAAGGGCGGGGCGTGGGAGGCGCATGATCACGACCACGCGCATGAAGACAGGCCCGATGCGGAACTGGGCAGCGACGGTCATGTCTGGCTGGACCCGCTGAATGCCAAGGCCATTACCGACCTGATCGCCGCGCGCCTGTCGGCGCTGGACCCCGCCCGCGCCCCGGCCTATCAGGCCAATGCCGCGCGGCAGAAACAGTCGATTGATGCCCTGGACCTGGAAATGCGTGCGGCCCTGACACCGCTGAAGGACAGGCCCTTCATCGTCTTCCATGATGCCTATCATTATCTGGAGGACCGGTACGGCCTGAACGCCGCTGGCGCCATCACCGTCTCGCCCGATCAGCCGCCAGGGGCGGCGCGGCTGTCGGCCCTGCGTGAACGCGTCAATCAGGCCGGTGCCGTCTGCATCTTTGCCGAACCGCAGTTCGAACCGGCCCTGGTCCGCACCCTGGCGCAGGGGACCAAGGCCCACACCGGTGTTCTGGATCCCGAGGGGGCGAACATCCCCGACGGGCCGGACCTTTATGGACAGTTGATGCGCTTCAACCTGCGCTCACTGGTGGATTGCCTTTCCGGGGGCTGA
- the ccmB gene encoding heme exporter protein CcmB, whose protein sequence is MSGFLRLLRRDLRLALRQGADAAMAVLFFVLCVIMFPFGIGPEPGVLARIAPGVILVAALLASLLSLDRLFQADHEDGSLELLSLSSLPMEAVAAAKILAHWLVTGLPLILAAPLLALFLNLPADGFPILLLTLLLATPLLSLIGGIGAALTLGARRGGVLLPLLVLPLYIPALIFAAAAVDSVLTGQSARPHLLLLSGLLAASMPLSPWGAAAALRAALE, encoded by the coding sequence ATGAGCGGTTTCCTGCGGCTGCTGCGCCGTGACCTGCGCCTGGCCCTGCGCCAGGGGGCGGACGCGGCCATGGCGGTTCTGTTCTTCGTGCTGTGCGTGATCATGTTCCCGTTCGGCATCGGGCCGGAACCGGGCGTGCTGGCGCGCATTGCACCCGGTGTCATCCTGGTCGCCGCCCTGCTGGCCTCGCTGCTGTCGCTGGACCGGCTGTTCCAGGCCGATCATGAGGACGGCTCGCTGGAGCTTCTGTCCTTGTCGTCTCTGCCGATGGAGGCGGTGGCGGCGGCCAAGATACTGGCCCATTGGCTGGTCACCGGCCTGCCGCTGATCCTGGCGGCCCCGCTTCTGGCCTTGTTCCTGAACCTGCCCGCTGACGGTTTTCCCATCCTGCTGCTGACATTGCTGCTGGCCACACCCTTACTGAGCCTGATCGGGGGAATCGGTGCTGCCCTGACGCTGGGGGCGCGGCGGGGCGGTGTTCTTCTGCCTTTACTTGTGCTTCCGCTTTACATTCCCGCATTAATCTTTGCCGCCGCCGCTGTCGATTCGGTGCTGACGGGGCAATCGGCCCGCCCACATTTGCTGTTACTGTCCGGTCTTCTAGCGGCGTCCATGCCACTTTCGCCCTGGGGGGCCGCCGCCGCCCTGCGCGCAGCCCTGGAATAG
- a CDS encoding iron chelate uptake ABC transporter family permease subunit — MDDFLLRGLLAGIGLALVTGPLGCVIVWRRMAYFGDTLSHSALLGVALGFLTGIGTQTGIVLVCLAIALALTLLQEQRRLGSDTLLGIISHSTLSLGMIALAVLGSVRVDLLSYLFGDILAVGDADLYAIWGGGALVLALLAWIWRPLLALTVDEDLARVEGVPVRRVRLGFTLMIAIIIALAMKIVGILLVTALLIIPAAAARRFARGPEAMAVLAALIGVGAVVAGLGASLQVDVPTGPAIVAAAAALFLASQAVPARG; from the coding sequence ATGGATGATTTCCTGCTGCGCGGTTTGCTGGCCGGGATCGGGCTGGCGCTGGTCACGGGGCCGCTGGGCTGCGTCATCGTCTGGCGGCGTATGGCCTATTTCGGGGATACGTTGTCGCATTCGGCCCTGCTGGGCGTGGCGTTGGGTTTTCTGACGGGCATCGGAACCCAAACGGGCATCGTGCTGGTCTGCCTGGCCATTGCCCTGGCCCTGACCCTGTTGCAGGAACAGCGTCGGCTGGGCAGCGATACGCTGCTGGGCATCATTTCGCACTCAACGCTCAGCCTGGGCATGATCGCGCTGGCCGTGCTGGGGTCGGTGCGGGTGGACCTGCTGTCCTATCTGTTCGGCGACATCCTGGCCGTGGGTGATGCCGATCTCTACGCCATCTGGGGCGGTGGGGCGCTGGTGCTGGCGCTGCTGGCCTGGATCTGGCGACCGCTGCTGGCCCTGACGGTGGATGAGGATCTGGCGCGGGTGGAAGGGGTGCCGGTACGCCGCGTGCGCCTGGGCTTCACCTTGATGATCGCCATCATCATCGCGCTGGCCATGAAGATCGTGGGCATTCTGCTGGTCACGGCGCTGCTGATCATCCCCGCCGCTGCCGCCCGCCGTTTTGCAAGGGGGCCAGAGGCGATGGCCGTCCTGGCGGCCCTGATCGGGGTGGGGGCGGTCGTGGCGGGATTGGGCGCCTCACTCCAGGTCGATGTCCCGACCGGCCCCGCCATCGTGGCCGCCGCTGCCGCCCTGTTCCTGGCCAGTCAGGCCGTGCCCGCGCGGGGGTAA
- a CDS encoding bactofilin family protein codes for MFAKVKERIDSTAKTATRPSGGGNGGGSDRPMPSIVSRDMRVTGNLDTPGEVHVEGTVDGDITCAKLTIGATGAVNGHIMAGTVRVHGRVQGEINAEEVFILNGSSVQGDVIQTLLEIAPGASFEGAIRRRVPTAPTAMLAPPPAEAEPASEAEPLLLATEPVEVEAEAAVAEALSSATADEPPAPANSGEDVETRKAG; via the coding sequence ATGTTTGCGAAGGTTAAGGAACGCATCGACAGCACCGCCAAGACCGCAACGCGCCCCAGCGGCGGTGGCAATGGCGGCGGGTCCGACCGCCCCATGCCCTCCATCGTCAGCCGTGACATGCGGGTGACGGGCAATCTGGACACGCCGGGCGAGGTGCATGTCGAAGGCACCGTCGATGGCGATATCACCTGTGCCAAGCTGACCATCGGCGCCACGGGCGCCGTGAACGGCCATATCATGGCCGGAACCGTGCGTGTCCATGGGCGTGTGCAGGGAGAGATCAACGCTGAGGAGGTGTTCATCCTCAACGGCTCCTCCGTTCAGGGTGACGTGATCCAGACCCTGCTGGAAATCGCGCCGGGTGCCAGCTTCGAGGGCGCCATCCGGCGCCGCGTGCCGACCGCTCCCACCGCCATGCTGGCCCCACCGCCCGCTGAAGCCGAACCGGCGTCAGAGGCAGAACCGCTATTGCTTGCCACCGAACCGGTCGAGGTGGAAGCCGAGGCGGCGGTGGCCGAAGCCCTGTCCAGTGCAACTGCCGACGAACCGCCCGCCCCCGCCAATAGCGGGGAGGATGTGGAAACGAGAAAGGCCGGGTAA
- the ccmA gene encoding heme ABC exporter ATP-binding protein CcmA, with translation MTQGQTQSADPGLAARHLTCLRGERVVFADLDFTLSPGGALILVGPNGSGKSSLLRLLAGLSRPFSGALTWNGTDIAQDPDAHRARLRYAGHQDAVKPTLTALENLSVWAGLDGLDDPEDRAGRALAALAMDHVADMPGRYLSAGQKKRVNLARLALAPARTAPLWLLDEPATALDRDSIDRLAALIAAHRRAGGMVVLSTHSDMDVADASMLNLADFGATTDDEDESQNEAVGVPA, from the coding sequence GTGACACAGGGCCAGACCCAATCCGCCGATCCGGGACTCGCCGCCCGCCACCTGACCTGCCTGCGCGGCGAGCGGGTGGTGTTCGCCGATCTTGACTTCACCCTGTCGCCCGGCGGTGCGTTGATCCTGGTCGGGCCGAACGGCAGCGGCAAATCCAGCCTTTTGCGCCTGCTGGCCGGCCTATCGCGCCCGTTTTCTGGCGCCTTGACCTGGAATGGCACCGATATCGCCCAGGACCCGGACGCCCACCGCGCGCGTCTGCGCTATGCCGGGCATCAGGATGCCGTAAAGCCCACCCTGACCGCGCTTGAGAACCTGTCGGTCTGGGCCGGGCTGGACGGGCTGGACGATCCGGAGGACCGGGCCGGCCGGGCGCTGGCAGCCCTTGCCATGGATCATGTCGCAGACATGCCTGGCCGGTACCTGTCGGCGGGACAGAAGAAACGCGTCAATCTAGCTCGTCTGGCCCTGGCACCGGCACGCACGGCCCCGCTCTGGCTGCTGGATGAACCGGCAACGGCGCTGGACCGCGACTCGATTGACCGTCTCGCCGCCTTAATCGCCGCCCACCGGCGGGCTGGCGGCATGGTGGTGCTGTCCACGCACAGCGATATGGATGTCGCAGATGCCTCCATGCTGAATCTGGCCGATTTTGGCGCCACCACCGATGATGAAGACGAAAGCCAGAACGAGGCCGTAGGGGTGCCGGCATGA
- the znuC gene encoding zinc ABC transporter ATP-binding protein ZnuC: protein MRQRSRPLTAPPLLEARNISLTRGDRAVLDNVSLSVGAGEIVTLIGPNGAGKTSLVKLCLGLVKPDKGAVARAPGLNIGYMPQRLAVDVTLPMPVARFLSLWSRSTRAEMVDVLAEVGAEHAIDRAIQTLSGGELQRVLLARALLRKPDLLVLDEPVQAVDVHGQIELFELIGAIRNRRGCGVLLVSHDLHLVMARTDTVICLNRHVCCHGKPEDVSRHPEYVALFGRHADALAIYHHSHDHSHADDGCVVPAGQEHTGHGDHHGCGHDHHHHHGHDHAHGGHRHG, encoded by the coding sequence ATGCGCCAAAGGAGCCGCCCTTTGACAGCCCCCCCGTTACTGGAAGCCCGGAATATCAGCCTGACGCGCGGCGACCGCGCGGTTCTGGACAATGTCTCTTTGTCCGTGGGGGCCGGCGAGATTGTCACACTGATCGGACCGAATGGGGCCGGCAAGACCAGTCTGGTGAAGCTGTGCCTGGGGCTGGTGAAGCCGGACAAGGGTGCCGTCGCGCGGGCACCGGGCCTCAATATCGGCTATATGCCGCAACGCCTCGCCGTCGATGTCACGCTGCCCATGCCGGTTGCGCGCTTCCTGTCGCTCTGGTCACGGTCCACGCGGGCGGAGATGGTGGACGTGCTGGCGGAGGTGGGGGCCGAACATGCCATCGACCGCGCCATTCAGACCCTGTCGGGCGGGGAGTTACAGCGTGTGCTGCTGGCCCGTGCCCTGCTGCGTAAGCCGGACCTGCTGGTTCTGGATGAACCGGTGCAGGCGGTCGATGTCCATGGACAGATCGAACTGTTCGAACTGATCGGTGCCATTCGCAATCGGCGCGGCTGCGGCGTGCTGCTGGTCAGCCACGATCTGCATCTGGTGATGGCCCGCACCGATACGGTGATCTGCCTGAACCGGCATGTCTGCTGCCATGGCAAACCGGAGGATGTGTCGCGCCATCCTGAGTACGTCGCCCTGTTCGGGCGGCATGCCGATGCGTTGGCCATCTATCACCACAGTCATGACCATTCCCATGCTGATGATGGCTGTGTGGTCCCGGCCGGGCAGGAACATACCGGACATGGCGACCATCATGGCTGCGGCCATGACCATCACCATCATCACGGCCATGACCATGCGCACGGGGGACACCGCCATGGATGA
- a CDS encoding TorF family putative porin encodes MPHKEWFMRFSKFLASTAIALAMLGGAAAAQAEDAPFTFSGTAAITSDYVFRGYSQTDSDPAFQAGLTASHESGFFVSAWGSNVDLGSDADIEVDLIAGYTNSVDNLTYTVGGYYYTYPGADGSAEFDYFEAGLDLAYAIDKVTLTGKAYYSPEFFGAAGGDAWYFAGGASVAVTETVSVYGAIGFNELDNGTDYQDYTAGVAVKFEPFVLDLKYTDTDVKGAAPLGDGRFVATLTYAF; translated from the coding sequence ATGCCTCATAAGGAGTGGTTCATGCGTTTCTCCAAGTTCCTCGCCTCCACCGCGATCGCCCTCGCCATGCTGGGCGGCGCTGCTGCCGCGCAGGCTGAAGACGCCCCGTTCACCTTCTCCGGCACGGCCGCTATCACCAGCGACTATGTGTTCCGCGGTTACAGCCAGACCGACAGCGACCCGGCTTTCCAGGCTGGCCTGACCGCCAGCCACGAGAGCGGCTTCTTCGTGTCCGCCTGGGGCTCGAACGTCGATCTGGGCTCCGACGCCGATATCGAGGTTGACCTGATCGCCGGTTACACCAACAGCGTCGATAACCTGACCTACACGGTCGGCGGCTACTACTACACCTATCCGGGTGCCGACGGCTCCGCCGAGTTCGACTATTTCGAGGCTGGCCTGGATCTGGCCTACGCCATCGACAAGGTCACGCTGACCGGTAAGGCCTATTACTCGCCGGAATTCTTCGGTGCTGCCGGTGGCGACGCCTGGTACTTCGCCGGCGGGGCTTCGGTCGCCGTCACCGAAACCGTGTCCGTCTATGGCGCCATCGGCTTCAACGAGCTGGACAACGGCACCGACTACCAGGACTACACCGCCGGCGTGGCCGTGAAGTTCGAGCCGTTCGTGCTGGACCTGAAGTACACCGACACCGACGTGAAGGGCGCCGCTCCGCTGGGCGACGGCCGTTTCGTCGCGACCCTGACCTACGCGTTCTGA